The genomic region GAGACTTCGATGGGCCGGTTATGTAATGAGAATGGAGGCCCAAAGATTGCCGAAAAGAGCCCTAGATAATAAAATGCAGGGCGCAAGACCAAAAGGAAGGCCACGGAAAAGGTGGGAGGACCAAAAGCTACAAAAACGCATTATACGCATTAAAACGTTCAACATAGGCTTCTTGAAAATACttctttaaaatgagattttctaaattaaaaaatgttttaatcaaaaaagttattgcaaattaaacccgaaagtaataattttttcaatagtttataattattgaaataaacaataaaaatatttgaaacaCATTTCACAATACGACTTTTTATGTAGTTACTAGGTTCGCAAAAGATAATCCGATCGTTCGaatagtttttaaacaattattctatttgtttatgcCATTTGAGAAAAAAGGCTATTTTCAAATAACTATATAGGTGTTTTGTCAATGTTTAGAAAGGCTTTTTTGGTCTCATTATCTTCATAAGGTCTCAAGTTTTCATGTTTTTAAAATAGTGTATTCAATTTTAATTGTTTACTTATAAATAATTGATGAAGAATGAAGTACCATTTTTcgctttataaacaattaaattatctgcgccaTTTTAAccttaacaaaacaaaatacaccAATTTCGGGCTCAAGTTAATTGTTTCGGGCCTAAagaattaacgtaaaaagtgaaattatgtatagttcatataattagctacaatctgtaaaagtttcaagtttctacattgtaaaaacaagagaatttaagcattttccattaaaatcgttttttattcaaaaaattaataaacataaaaaaaattttattgactatttgtgtattgttcacgcgaatgcatatgtttgcaaattttcattcatttgcattgaagattAACGTctaaaggcagtcaaattaacgtctaaagatttgatccaaacgattgaactaagaaaagcgtttaaaaaagcttttaataatttattcttacAATGAAATATTTTTTAGTTGTGGACTTCTTCAACCGTATTAATCTCATCTATGGAACCATATGCGAGTTTTGCACCGAGCAGACATGCCCAACGATGTCAGGAGGGCCCAGGTTCGAGTATCTCTGGGCAGACGGCGATAAGTTTAAAAAGCCGACACCGCTACCAGCCAAAGAGTACATCAGTTATCTCATGGACTGGATCGAAATCCAAATAAATAATCAAGATGTGTTTCCCTGCACGAGTGATAGACCCTTTCCAAAGAATTTCACGACCGTTTGTAGTAAGATTTTGGCAAGACTGCATAGGGTGTTTGTACATGTGTATATACATCATTTCCAAAATGTTGTTACCATTGCAGCAGTAAGTATTACTATCCAATAACAATAGAATTGTAGAAAGCTCTAGAAAATATGtggacattaaaaagataggctATATTTTACAAGCTCAGTAGGGATGGACACAAGCTCGAGcttagctcggctcggctcgaggctcggctcgtttgacgagccgagcttcgagctcaagcctgtttgtttcttgcgagccgagcttcgagccgagccaaatttttttcgagccgagccgagctgaattggaaacgagccgagctttccttaacgagcttgtcaatattttagctaatactctaatattttttctatttatttttgataccactgatacttttgtttgagaataagtaatttagacgacaaatatgtatttgcaatatacagtgtgtccgtaatgtattaaataaatgGGATATTTCCTAAACTAAAagtcttttgaaaaaaatctaaaacacgtcgatttttaattttaatgatctaCATTTTACAACCAAATTTAATTACACAGAGTGATACACATAAAGGTGATGACGCCATcggattttttgtaaatataacaGCTTCATACACAATACCTGCAAAAGGTAAATATGTGGGCTAACAATTATCGGACCCTACTTTTCAAAGGTAATTGAAACGAGTCGCATAACATCAGTCTTTAACGGGGTATCTCGCACctactttaatttatttatttcccagTAGAATTAATCCTGGAGGTTTTGATGAAAGTTTATGGTTTCAATAGGATATTGCGCCTCCGCATTATGCTGTAGATGTTCCAAGGTACGTAGACGAAATTTTTCCGAACAGGTGGATTGGAAGACGTGGGAGTGTGAAAATTTAAGATAAAGTCATGTATCAATTACTGGATTACTTTCAAATTCTTAGATTAATAATttgaaatcaataaaatttattttcatagcGCATATCTTTGAAATTCTGTCCGTTAGACCCCAAGTATCATACCTTTTTAACATCAGCTCATTTTTTCGATCTAAAAATGTCACAACGTAGGTACAGAGTGTACATTTACCTCATACATATCAGCTTAATGtatatcaccctgtataataaaattttatggtagaaggtagaacattaaaattaaaactccacgaattccagatatttttaaaaaggatTAAGGAAGTATctaatttattacatattttacggacactctgtataaattcctttttaaataatattcttgCATTTCGATTATCCCTAATATCGTCACTAAATATTTGAATAGGATTTATAAAATGCagttatgtacttctcatttttactATAGTTACTCGGAAGaggtaaaaattttaatgaacatatttttttgttatggtaAAATGTAAATATTCGCATTCCTAGAAGTTAGtctttttgataaacaaattctTAAGAAGGTTACAAGAGGCAGTTTAAGTTTATGGAGGATTATAAAATTGGGATTCTACCTCGTACCTCCATACTTGAATGGTTTTGGACATAATGATATGAATTTAACAATAGAAATTTACTGTTAATCTGTACAGTTGAATGTTTTATTGTAACTTATTTCTCAGTATAAACTTTGCTAAATCTGTAGGTATTAAGAAAATAATTCCGATTTTAAGAAAACTAGCACGTTTGTATTTTACGGGTAGTAGGAAAGAAATCTAATAGTTATTACAATCTTTTCAGTCTTGAGAAAGAAGTTGAAGTTGCTGTTCGTCCATTTCTGTTTAGgaacctaattccaaatttttcgcgtttttaaaatgtttaattacGATAGTGATGATAGTTTTATGGACACAAATCTTCCTTCTCCAAGTCCAAGTGAAAATAGTGAAGTGTCAACTAAGTCGACTGAAAGCGTTAGCGGCGATTATACTCTTGACGAAACTTCGACATTTCGGAGCAAGTTTACAtgcttttttgagtttaaaattattgacaaaataaacaaattagcgacatgcaaattatgtaacaaacgaaaaattaaaagtgagtttaaagtaaaaCTTTCCGTTACAACTACTTTAAAAAGGCACTTATTAAGTAAACATCCAAAGGAATATGGTACTATTTTTCCAAAGCTCTCTCAACCTGGAACTAGCAAAGCTGGAccacttcataatttcttaaCAATTAAGGTAAGAACACATTTTACTATTGTAATGTCAATATTCAAAGTATTAACGCCAAAGTTTTCGATGTGccaaaacaatgcaaatattcaaaaataatattttattatttttttgcatgatgtttcagtttttatttattattgttggaaaaaaaagtgtaataaaattttttgttcataaccagtttttttgggaattttcttaataaaattttggtcGATGTAATAATCTGATAAATATTTGGCATTAAATAATTGCTTAACGTTAAACAATGTTGTCAAACtgagtaaaattataaaattttaagctGTTAGTTTTCAGTACTAACAATTGCAttaattataatgaaaattgatatACCTACTTAACCTAAAATGCAAATCCGAGATCCATTGTCTAGTCGCAACAgagggggtcccgtgggaaagTTCGAGCTCCCCGTGATTTAATGATGGTATTAtaagttttttgggtcgctgaatccaatggaagtggtctggaagcccaaatatggtccgtttaattgttattaacaaattatggtaaaataagGGCTTTATGAGAAGCCCTGTAAAGAAATTGATAGTATTAAggtctttttagattctttggataattctgagcaaaaaaggtctcttgtgatatttgtctaaaattagttgttgtcgagttataagcgatgacctctgccaaacgtcattttaaagaggaaggatgaatttacatttttttattatattttttaaaacacacttttaaactttaaaaggtgataattcaatagtaaatttaatttcgAACAATTTTGCTGTAGAAATGTATGTACTAAAAGGGCATAGAACTCATACTATGCACCTTAGTTCATAGGggttaattcacccctttctcaaaaacgcacccctgtaaATGGAAGCACTCCGCGgtgttttcatatttagaggtccattgaccatatgaaacaagaaacaataaaaccccgtgaacgttgtagttccttttagccatcttattttgaacataatcaatagcctaatatatTCTCTTCTattacatcatcatcattataCATATTTGCCTTTTTTGTCTTGAGCCAAATCAGAATAAATATTCTTTACCGCCATGTCATTCCTAACTTTACCATAACGGCTTCTTCTTCCTCTCTTACTAGCTCCAGGTGCGACACACATTTTCGCTTTTTGGATGAAATGGTACCTTTGCGCATTGTACGCGCCATAACCACCTTAAACTTATCTcattttatctttaataattgGTACCACACCCAAACTCCCTTTTATGTTTTTTACCATGTTTTATCACTTTCATTTTACTTTTATAAAACTTTTCCGTCTGCGACAAGTAATTCTTGCCGTTTTCGtccataatttagtttttaattacttctatttttgtgttgtttgaaACCAAAGCTTACAAAAGTCTGAAaggaaccaaaaattaaaatataaaatacgtaAAGAACATTTAACACTTAACAACCATTGTCTCCTTATTCTTGCTAATATTCTTGTTGGTTCAATTGCCgtaaagttggtaaaaataattttgtttacccGCTGGGCTGCTATAATAATTCTAAACAATTAGATAATTTCTCATTATCTATTACTACTTTTCTCAATGATTTAGTTTTTTAACAATGTAAATGATATTGACTTAAAgaacaaataaaagttataattaaaatattttatatttcataattttctaaaagACTAggtcaatttaatttgtttatttatggaaaaaccaaaaaaaaagttcaaaaaattcAGCGCCCAATTCGGTAATCCCTTTAGTGTGCAGTTCATTGTACCTACCCAACGACCTCCAATCCTATTTTAACTATTAGCGGGCTCTGGTAATTTAGTGTGAATTCATGTTGGCTGGGAAATAATAAATagcaaaataaatacaataaaataatagctttattttaaaaataattcaaatttacattcaaatatcaagtaatttaCACTCGTTTATGTTTATTGCAGAAATCCGTGAATGAACCTAAAGATGAAAACTTTATCGTTGATTGGGTGGCCACTAAATACCtacctttttcgttttttgaCGACGAAGCAACAAGGAACTTCTTCGATCAAATCAAACCTGGAATAAACCTGCCTGGACGAAAAGCTTTAAAGAGAATGGTTGTGTCCCGTTTTGAACAGGatcaaaaaaaagttatgcaTATACTACAACAAAACACATCAAGAATATCTTTTACCATTGATGGCTGGACGGCAATTAATGGAAAATCTTATTATGGGATCACCGCCCACTTTATTGATGACCATTGGCAACTCAAGTCTGTAGTTATCGATTTCTCACCTTCACATGGGCTTCATACTGGGAGAGATATTGCCAAGTTGTTTTATGAATCTTTGCAGAGCTATGGCATCACATCGAAAATTCAAGGCATAACTGTTGACAACACTGCAGCAAATACAACGTTCATGCAGGAGTTAAAAAAGCTTATTCCTTCTTTTGATGACgttaatcaacattttaaatgtgTAGCACATATTCTGAACTTGGCTGTTCAAGATTGCTTAAAATCTCTGAAAATAGAAGAAGACGTAGGAGGGGAggctgaagatgaagaaagcagtAACGTAGATGAAGAGGTTGAGTTCGAACACAACGATGTTCTAGATGAAGATATTCAAACACCAACTAACTGTTTGGATAAAATTCGttatatatttaagaaaataaaaaaatctgaaaaattacgGATCCGTTTTAAAAGTGCGTGCCAAACTGCTGGGGCATCTACACAGATTTCACCTATTCTGGATGTTCCAACAAGATGGAACTCCACTCATGATATGTTGGATGTCGcattaaagttaaaaaagggGATCGACTGTCTATGTGCAAGCGACAGTgtcaataaattaaacaattttcgaCTACACCAAAACGAATGGCAGATGTTAGCTTCCGTCTGTAAatttttaaagatgtttaaaatagtAAGCGAAAACCTTGGAGGAGACAAATACGCAACGCTTCCATCAGTGATAGTCAGTTTAAATATACTGTTAGACAAAATCGAATTACAATCAAAGTTGCTTGACGATAAACCGAATCGTTCCTGTGTAGATGAACAACTTTTAACTGCATTTCAAAAGGCCagagataaaattttaaaacattacagACAAACAAATTGGATTTACTGTGCAGTACTTATTTTAGACCCAAGACATAAACTTGAAGCATTTGATAACTCACTTTGGGGAAGGGACTTAAAGAACGAATCGTATTCAGTgtttaaaaaactgttaaaaaagtaTGAAGGAAATCAGCAAGCTGTAGAAAATATAACGCAAAGTACATCTGAATCGTCGGTGGTCATGGAAGTACAAGATGAGCTTGAAATCAATTTCGAAAGCTATTATCAATCAAAGGTCATAACAAAACCAAAAGACTTAAGTACTGAATTCTATGACTACATAGCACTCCCGCAAAGTACTGGCAACGAAGATATTTTAAAGTGGTGGCAGGTAAATAAAGGAAGATTTCCTGTTCTTGCTGAAATGGCCAGAGACTTACTAAGTATTCCTGCTACGTCCGTACCATCTGAGCGATTGTTTTCGAAAGCTGGCTTAATTATTCGAAAACAACGCAATAGATTGACTAATGAATCGGCTAAGTGCCTCTTATGTCTAAACTCTTGGGTAGaaaacccaattttgaaa from Diabrotica virgifera virgifera chromosome 3, PGI_DIABVI_V3a harbors:
- the LOC114328681 gene encoding MOB kinase activator-like 3, yielding MALTGFLDFFQKGKTFRPKKKFAHGTIRYSLYKQAQASLNSGINLRNAVKLPQGEDLNDWIAVHVVDFFNRINLIYGTICEFCTEQTCPTMSGGPRFEYLWADGDKFKKPTPLPAKEYISYLMDWIEIQINNQDVFPCTSDRPFPKNFTTVCSKILARLHRVFVHVYIHHFQNVVTIAAEAHVNTCYKHFYYFVTEFELINRKELEPLAEMAQRICKDPPT